A single genomic interval of Candidatus Babeliales bacterium harbors:
- the prfA gene encoding peptide chain release factor 1, whose amino-acid sequence MDITGLTILQKKYDDLVGELATITDNTKRIVLQKELARLLRIIDAHKDLMHCDELIAETKKQLKYSSEDAEMTELFKVELHDLGLKKLAKERALEDLMIPSDEHDERSVFIEIRAGAGGQEAALFAADLLRMYTNYALKKGWRATVVDESFTDIGGIRDVTLHIEGVGVYGYLKFEAGVHRVQRVPKTETAGRVHTSTATVAVLPEAEEVDVSINPADLRIDVFRASGAGGQHVNTTDSAVRITHIPSGVVVSCQDERSQHKNKAKALKVLQSRLLVFEKERHAAEIGKQRKEMVGRGMRAEKVRTYNFPQNRVTDHNADITLKKLDYVIEGDLDEIIDALRTIDREERRKLALS is encoded by the coding sequence ATGGATATAACTGGTCTGACGATTTTACAGAAAAAGTATGATGATCTTGTGGGTGAGTTAGCTACTATTACTGATAATACTAAGCGAATAGTTTTACAGAAGGAGCTTGCTCGTCTTTTGCGTATTATTGATGCTCATAAAGATCTTATGCATTGTGATGAACTTATTGCTGAGACTAAAAAACAACTTAAATATTCATCTGAAGATGCGGAGATGACAGAGTTATTTAAAGTTGAGTTGCATGATTTAGGGTTAAAAAAATTAGCAAAAGAACGTGCACTTGAAGATTTAATGATTCCGTCTGATGAGCATGATGAACGTTCTGTCTTTATAGAAATACGTGCGGGAGCAGGTGGCCAAGAAGCAGCATTGTTTGCGGCAGACCTTTTGAGAATGTATACAAATTATGCATTAAAAAAAGGATGGCGCGCAACTGTTGTTGATGAAAGTTTCACCGATATTGGCGGTATTCGTGACGTCACATTGCACATTGAAGGTGTTGGCGTTTATGGATATTTAAAATTTGAAGCGGGTGTACATCGTGTGCAACGTGTGCCAAAAACTGAAACAGCAGGACGGGTGCATACATCAACAGCGACGGTAGCGGTTCTACCTGAAGCGGAAGAAGTTGATGTTAGTATTAATCCAGCAGATTTGCGCATAGATGTGTTTCGTGCAAGTGGTGCTGGTGGGCAGCATGTTAATACGACCGATTCAGCTGTGAGAATCACTCATATACCGTCAGGTGTGGTTGTTTCTTGTCAAGATGAACGGTCGCAGCATAAAAATAAGGCTAAGGCATTAAAAGTTTTACAATCTCGTTTGTTGGTGTTTGAAAAAGAGCGGCATGCAGCAGAAATTGGAAAACAACGTAAAGAGATGGTTGGTCGAGGCATGCGTGCTGAAAAAGTGCGTACCTATAATTTTCCGCAAAATCGCGTTACGGATCATAATGCCGATATAACACTTAAAAAATTAGATTATGTTATTGAAGGCGATTTAGATGAAATTATAGATGCTCTGCGTACGATTGACCGAGAAGAAAGACGCAAATTAGCATTAAGCTAA
- a CDS encoding UTP--glucose-1-phosphate uridylyltransferase, translating into MKNFLICLFSIVCLGGGIYADDAIMQVIVPMAGSGTRLLPISKYCSKSMVALIDKPALHHVVEEALQSHISDFCFIVNENEQQAIEHYFSFDPTFEALLAAKNKLHYLEPLNRLIEQSNFTYIVQPEPLGLGQAVLIGEPFIKPGSFFCVMLPDNIIESNDPHMARLIAIAKQYNATVITVEEISCAQASQYAVITPGEFLTDDLVEVVDIIEKPQSGDNSSFCLGQIGRHVFSYDIFESLKVVEPGVAGEIQLTDAVKHMVRSGKRVLAYKLQGKRHDTGTIRGLLQTTVTLGLHNPLYRDMLCAIFNQEMVYQ; encoded by the coding sequence ATGAAAAATTTTTTAATATGTCTATTTTCTATTGTGTGTCTAGGTGGTGGTATATATGCTGATGATGCTATTATGCAAGTTATTGTTCCTATGGCAGGATCAGGAACACGGCTTTTACCTATTTCTAAATATTGTTCAAAAAGCATGGTTGCTTTAATTGATAAACCTGCATTGCATCATGTAGTTGAAGAAGCTTTACAATCACACATATCAGATTTTTGCTTTATTGTGAATGAGAATGAACAACAAGCGATAGAGCATTATTTTTCTTTTGATCCAACATTTGAGGCATTATTAGCAGCAAAAAATAAATTACATTATCTTGAGCCACTTAATCGTTTGATTGAGCAGTCGAATTTTACGTATATAGTTCAACCAGAACCGCTTGGTTTGGGACAGGCGGTACTTATTGGTGAACCCTTTATTAAGCCAGGATCATTTTTTTGTGTGATGTTACCGGATAATATTATTGAAAGTAATGACCCACATATGGCACGTTTAATTGCTATTGCCAAACAATATAATGCAACAGTAATTACTGTGGAAGAGATTAGTTGCGCGCAGGCTAGTCAGTATGCGGTTATTACCCCAGGAGAATTTTTAACGGATGATTTAGTGGAGGTGGTAGATATTATAGAGAAGCCACAATCAGGAGATAACTCTTCATTTTGTTTAGGTCAAATAGGGCGCCATGTATTTTCTTATGATATTTTTGAATCATTGAAAGTTGTTGAGCCAGGTGTTGCAGGTGAAATTCAGTTAACAGATGCAGTAAAACATATGGTGCGATCAGGAAAGCGTGTTTTAGCGTATAAATTGCAAGGAAAGCGACATGATACAGGGACTATACGTGGTCTGTTGCAAACAACTGTAACGTTAGGGTTACATAATCCTCTCTATAGAGATATGTTGTGCGCAATATTTAACCAGGAAATGGTTTATCAATAG
- a CDS encoding clostripain-related cysteine peptidase translates to MKRGLAKCLFFISAFFVICGMDAVIKKPWTFLVYMAAANNLNSFAPLDLQEMMQAGSNANVNVIVYLTLQEDGQSKVTKKLYVEKGALIQIGENMVRDSGSVATLEEALQWACVDYPSDHIATVLWNHGSGPLNRSEIVMDPRGVCYDDDTNHYLTDRDCLQAFSWARDNLRSGKKFDIIAFDACLLASLEMAYTLSSCADYLVASEETIPGDGYQYAYILNKFSQQTFDSLSFAKLMITAYNQEYVGTTDYTLSITDLNAVNLLVNNCNNVAQILKTQLMGINKIAVNDTIKKCIKYGICPSFDQGIYIDLCQFYKNLLKNISGLKLSKIINKQCEDLLKEGINLFSLIIKANVTSANYKQAGGLSIYFPRYSIDFSYYGLYWTEHNRNWLNFLEAFLS, encoded by the coding sequence ATGAAAAGAGGGTTAGCGAAGTGCTTATTTTTTATAAGTGCTTTTTTTGTTATATGTGGTATGGATGCAGTAATCAAAAAGCCGTGGACATTTTTAGTTTACATGGCAGCGGCAAATAATTTAAATTCATTTGCTCCTTTGGATCTACAAGAGATGATGCAAGCAGGATCTAATGCAAATGTTAATGTCATTGTCTATCTTACATTACAAGAGGATGGACAATCTAAAGTTACCAAGAAATTATATGTTGAAAAAGGAGCATTGATTCAAATTGGTGAAAATATGGTTCGTGATAGTGGTAGTGTTGCAACGTTAGAAGAAGCTTTGCAGTGGGCCTGTGTTGATTATCCGTCAGATCATATAGCAACAGTTTTATGGAATCACGGATCTGGGCCATTAAATCGATCTGAAATTGTTATGGACCCTCGAGGTGTTTGTTATGATGATGATACAAATCATTATTTGACAGACCGTGATTGTTTGCAAGCATTTTCATGGGCGCGTGATAATCTAAGAAGTGGTAAAAAGTTTGATATTATTGCATTTGATGCTTGTCTTTTAGCTTCCCTGGAAATGGCATATACATTATCGTCATGTGCAGATTATCTTGTTGCATCAGAGGAGACAATTCCGGGTGATGGGTATCAGTATGCTTATATTTTAAATAAGTTTTCCCAACAAACATTTGACTCGCTTTCTTTCGCTAAACTTATGATAACTGCCTATAATCAGGAATATGTTGGAACAACTGATTATACATTGTCAATAACTGATTTAAACGCGGTAAATTTGCTCGTAAATAATTGTAATAATGTTGCTCAAATTCTAAAAACACAGCTTATGGGAATAAATAAAATTGCGGTGAATGATACTATCAAAAAATGCATTAAATATGGTATTTGTCCTTCGTTTGATCAAGGAATTTATATTGATTTGTGTCAATTTTATAAAAATTTATTAAAAAATATTTCTGGGTTAAAGTTATCAAAAATAATAAATAAGCAATGTGAGGATTTATTAAAAGAAGGCATAAATTTATTTTCACTTATTATTAAAGCTAATGTCACTAGCGCTAATTATAAGCAAGCAGGAGGTCTTTCTATCTATTTTCCTCGTTATTCTATTGATTTTTCCTATTATGGTCTTTACTGGACAGAGCATAATAGAAATTGGTTAAATTTCTTGGAAGCATTTTTATCATAA
- the ppsA gene encoding phosphoenolpyruvate synthase: MRYIKYFEDIRLIDIPTVGGKNASLGEMITQLSCHAIRVPTGFAITVDAYWYYLEANQLLTHMQQIMRALDSVDDIIVLQKVGLEIRNLISNACIPDDLAQEIITAYHKLSSRYNEKESDVAVRSSATAEDLPAASFAGQQDTFLNVFGDENLLKAYKKSIASLFNDRAIMYRIAQKFDHFKVAISVGVQKMIRSDCAVSGVAFSLDTESGFKDVVMIEASYGLGESIVQGLVTPDEYIIHKPTLNLGYSSIVKKYCGDKKTKIVYTSSNNQAIQTINVPYSDQHSFALSDNEIIELAQFVVTIENYYSDLKKSWSPMDIEWAKDGKDGQLYIVQARPETIYAGKQELVLQEYILNNGAAVVNEVIVTGLSIGTKIVSGNARVVKGPKDIAQVCDGDIIVTQMTDPDWVPVMKRAAGIITDRGGRTCHAAIVSRELAIPAIVGTKNGTIAIKNGDVVTLDCAQGAIGTVYKGKIEYTVRKTALVDIPSSPVPIMINIADINNVFKLSFLPVAGVGLARLEFIITNIIKIHPMALIYPESVHDEIVRRQIDDITASYEKKTDFFIEQLACSIGMIAAAFYPRSVVVRLSDFKSNEYRNLIGGNFFEPIEENPMIGFRGASRYCHERYKEAFALECQALERVRAVMGFKNIKIMVPFVRTIREAKEVIGAMALHGLIQGKDELELMMMCEIPSNVILIEEFSNYFDGFSIGSNDLTQLVLGVDRDSTILAALFDERDEAVKKMMLMAIEGAHKRGRYIGVCGQAPSDYPEVADFLIRAGIDSLSLNADQVLAFLMSYAKK; the protein is encoded by the coding sequence ATGCGTTATATTAAATATTTTGAAGATATACGTCTTATTGATATACCAACCGTTGGTGGAAAAAATGCTTCATTAGGTGAAATGATAACGCAGCTTTCTTGCCACGCAATTAGAGTTCCTACCGGATTTGCAATAACCGTTGATGCTTACTGGTATTATCTTGAAGCAAATCAGTTATTGACTCATATGCAACAAATTATGCGTGCATTAGATAGTGTTGATGATATTATTGTTTTGCAAAAAGTTGGGTTAGAGATTCGTAATCTTATTAGTAATGCATGTATACCTGATGATTTAGCGCAAGAAATTATTACTGCTTATCACAAACTTTCTTCTCGTTATAATGAAAAGGAGAGCGATGTTGCTGTTCGATCTTCTGCAACTGCGGAAGATTTACCAGCAGCATCATTTGCAGGGCAGCAAGATACTTTTTTAAATGTTTTTGGTGATGAGAATCTTCTAAAGGCTTATAAAAAAAGTATCGCATCTCTTTTTAATGATCGTGCAATTATGTATCGCATTGCACAAAAATTTGATCATTTTAAAGTGGCAATTTCTGTTGGTGTACAAAAAATGATTCGTTCGGATTGTGCAGTATCTGGGGTCGCGTTTTCATTGGATACGGAGAGTGGTTTTAAAGATGTTGTCATGATTGAAGCGTCATATGGTCTTGGTGAATCAATTGTACAGGGATTGGTAACGCCTGATGAATATATTATTCATAAGCCAACGCTTAACTTAGGATATTCATCAATAGTTAAAAAATATTGTGGGGATAAAAAAACAAAAATTGTTTATACTAGCAGTAATAATCAAGCAATTCAGACTATTAATGTGCCATACAGCGATCAGCATAGTTTTGCATTATCTGATAATGAAATAATTGAATTAGCACAGTTTGTTGTCACCATAGAGAATTATTATTCAGACTTGAAAAAAAGTTGGTCTCCAATGGATATTGAATGGGCAAAAGATGGAAAAGATGGACAGCTCTATATTGTACAAGCGCGACCGGAAACTATTTATGCAGGTAAGCAAGAACTAGTGCTGCAAGAATATATTTTAAATAACGGTGCAGCTGTTGTAAATGAAGTAATTGTTACTGGTTTAAGTATAGGTACTAAAATTGTTTCTGGTAATGCACGAGTGGTAAAAGGTCCAAAAGATATCGCGCAAGTGTGTGATGGTGATATTATTGTAACGCAGATGACTGATCCTGATTGGGTACCCGTTATGAAGCGTGCGGCGGGAATTATAACTGATCGCGGAGGACGTACTTGCCATGCCGCAATAGTTAGCCGTGAGTTGGCAATACCCGCAATTGTTGGTACAAAAAATGGTACTATAGCAATTAAAAATGGCGATGTTGTGACTCTTGATTGTGCACAAGGAGCTATAGGAACAGTGTATAAAGGAAAAATTGAATATACGGTACGTAAAACAGCTCTAGTTGATATACCATCATCACCCGTTCCTATTATGATAAATATTGCCGATATAAATAATGTATTTAAATTATCGTTTTTGCCAGTGGCTGGTGTAGGGCTTGCGCGTCTTGAGTTTATTATTACCAACATTATAAAAATACATCCAATGGCGCTAATATATCCTGAGTCTGTTCATGATGAAATAGTTCGTAGACAGATAGATGATATAACTGCATCATATGAAAAAAAAACAGATTTTTTTATTGAACAGCTGGCGTGTAGTATTGGAATGATTGCAGCGGCATTTTATCCTCGTTCTGTTGTCGTGCGGTTGTCTGATTTTAAAAGTAATGAATATCGCAATTTGATTGGAGGGAATTTTTTTGAACCTATTGAAGAAAATCCGATGATTGGATTTCGTGGTGCATCTCGGTATTGTCATGAACGATATAAAGAAGCATTCGCGTTGGAGTGTCAGGCATTAGAGCGTGTTCGTGCGGTAATGGGTTTTAAGAATATAAAAATTATGGTTCCTTTTGTGCGTACTATCCGAGAAGCAAAAGAGGTTATTGGTGCAATGGCATTGCATGGTTTGATACAAGGCAAAGATGAATTAGAATTAATGATGATGTGCGAGATACCATCAAATGTTATTTTGATTGAAGAGTTTAGCAATTATTTTGATGGGTTTTCGATTGGTTCTAATGATCTAACACAATTGGTACTGGGGGTTGATCGTGACTCAACAATTCTTGCAGCATTATTTGATGAACGTGACGAAGCGGTAAAGAAAATGATGTTAATGGCAATTGAAGGTGCACATAAACGCGGTAGGTATATAGGTGTTTGCGGTCAAGCGCCTTCTGATTATCCGGAAGTTGCAGATTTTTTAATTAGAGCTGGAATTGATTCTCTTTCGTTAAATGCTGATCAGGTACTTGCATTTTTAATGAGTTATGCGAAAAAATGA